One Xyrauchen texanus isolate HMW12.3.18 chromosome 2, RBS_HiC_50CHRs, whole genome shotgun sequence genomic window carries:
- the LOC127654321 gene encoding low choriolytic enzyme-like isoform X4 — protein MNVLTCVFFFYKIFFSIVEKDTSAELSVSELLHRANKGIIPKPDEPKLLDDIAVNEKNADPCTSYGCLWPKYSDGYVYVPYVIANHYSSYELDVIRRGLDSFSYSTCIRFFPRNNERDYISIESRSGCYSYVGRQGNAQTVSLQRGGCTYHSTVQHELIHALGFNHEQTRSDRDNHIQVIWENIQEDMKYNFNKINTLNQGTPYDYNSVMQYERYAFSKNGYPTMIPIPDNSAALGMATEMSQNDIIRLNRLYQC, from the exons ATGAATGTATTgacgtgtgttttttttttttataaaatatttttctcaataGTTGAGAAGGACACTTCTGCTGAGCTGTCTGTTTCTGAACTGTTGCATAGAGCCAATAAAGGCATCA TTCCTAAACCTGATGAGCCCAAGCTGTTGGATGACATTGCTGTGAATGAGAAAAATGCAGATCCCTGCACCTCCTATGGCTGCCTCTGGCCCAAGTACAGCGATGGCTATGTTTATGTGCCTTACGTCATCGCCAACCACTACT CCTCCTATGAGTTGGATGTCATCCGCCGTGGTCTGGACTCTTTCTCTTACAGCACCTGCATCCGCTTCTTCCCTCGCAACAATGAGAGAGACTACATCAGCATTGAGTCCCGCAGTGG GTGTTACTCATACGTTGGTCGCCAGGGTAATGCTCAGACTGTATCTCTGCAACGTGGTGGTTGCACTTACCACAGCACTGTGCAGCATGAGCTGATCCACGCTCTTGGCTTCAACCATGAACAAACCCGCAGTGACCGTGACAACCACATCCAAGTCATCTGGGAGAACATCCAAGAAG ACATGAAGTACAACTTCAACAAAATCAACACCCTTAACCAGGGAACTCCCTATGACTACAACTCTGTGATGCAGTATGAGAG ATATGCTTTCTCCAAGAATGGCTATCCCACTATGATTCCCATTCCTGACAACAGTGCTGCGCTAGGCATGGCTACTGAGATGAGCCAGAATGACATCATCAGACTCAACAGGCTTTACCAGTGCT GA
- the LOC127654321 gene encoding low choriolytic enzyme-like isoform X3, with product MNVLTCVFFFYKIFFSIVEKDTSAELSVSELLHRANKGIIPKPDEPKLLDDIAVNEKNADPCTSYGCLWPKYSDGYVYVPYVIANHYSSYELDVIRRGLDSFSYSTCIRFFPRNNERDYISIESRSGCYSYVGRQGNAQTVSLQRGGCTYHSTVQHELIHALGFNHEQTRSDRDNHIQVIWENIQEDMKYNFNKINTLNQGTPYDYNSVMQYERYAFSKNGYPTMIPIPDNSAALGMATEMSQNDIIRLNRLYQCCE from the exons ATGAATGTATTgacgtgtgttttttttttttataaaatatttttctcaataGTTGAGAAGGACACTTCTGCTGAGCTGTCTGTTTCTGAACTGTTGCATAGAGCCAATAAAGGCATCA TTCCTAAACCTGATGAGCCCAAGCTGTTGGATGACATTGCTGTGAATGAGAAAAATGCAGATCCCTGCACCTCCTATGGCTGCCTCTGGCCCAAGTACAGCGATGGCTATGTTTATGTGCCTTACGTCATCGCCAACCACTACT CCTCCTATGAGTTGGATGTCATCCGCCGTGGTCTGGACTCTTTCTCTTACAGCACCTGCATCCGCTTCTTCCCTCGCAACAATGAGAGAGACTACATCAGCATTGAGTCCCGCAGTGG GTGTTACTCATACGTTGGTCGCCAGGGTAATGCTCAGACTGTATCTCTGCAACGTGGTGGTTGCACTTACCACAGCACTGTGCAGCATGAGCTGATCCACGCTCTTGGCTTCAACCATGAACAAACCCGCAGTGACCGTGACAACCACATCCAAGTCATCTGGGAGAACATCCAAGAAG ACATGAAGTACAACTTCAACAAAATCAACACCCTTAACCAGGGAACTCCCTATGACTACAACTCTGTGATGCAGTATGAGAG ATATGCTTTCTCCAAGAATGGCTATCCCACTATGATTCCCATTCCTGACAACAGTGCTGCGCTAGGCATGGCTACTGAGATGAGCCAGAATGACATCATCAGACTCAACAGGCTTTACCAGTGCTGTGAGTGA